In the Clostridium cellulovorans 743B genome, ACATAATCTTTAAGCCATTTAACTGGTACTAACATTTTCTATCATCCTTTCTTCTACTTGAATTGTTTTAAGAATCTCATATCGCTTTCATAAAGCAATCGTATATCATCTAGACCGTATTTTTGCATAACCATTCTATCTAATCCAAACCCAAAGGCAAATCCGCTGTATTCATTAGGGTCTATACCACAATTTCTAAGAACATCAGGATGAACCATTCCACAGCCTAAAATTTCTATCCAGCCTTCACCTTTACATACATTACAGCCTTCACCGCCACATACAAAGCAAGTTGCATCCATTTCAGCAGATGGTTCTGTGAATGGGAAATGATGAGGTCTGAATTTTGTTTTCATATTTTCACCAAACATCTTTTTAACAAAAAGCTCTAAAGTTCCTTTTAAATCTGCAAAGGTTATTCCTTTATCTACAACTAATCCTTCAACTTGGTAGAAAATTGGAGAATGTGTTGCATCTAAATCGTCTGAACGGTACACTTTACCAGGTGAAATCATTTTTATTGGTGGATCATATTTTTCCATAGTTCTTATTTGAACTGGAGAAGTTTGTGTTCTTAATACGATTTTGTCATTTATGTAGAAAGTGTCTTGTTCTCCTCTTGCAGGATGGTCTGCAGGTATGTTTAAAGCTTCAAAATTATAATAATCTTTTTCAACTTCTGGACCTTCTTCAATAGTAAAGCCCATTTCAAGGAAAATCTCTTCTATTTTATTTAATGTTAAAGTTAAAGGATTCTTGCTACCAACAGTTTGTTTTTTTCCAGGCATAGAAATATCAATTATTTCGTTATTTAACTTATCTAAAGTTTCTTTTTCTCTTATTGAAATTTGAGCTTTTTCAATAAGTTCTTCGATTGATGACTTAACTTCATTTACTAGTTTACCTATAATCGGTCTTTCCTCAGGGGATACAGAACCCATACCTCTTAAAATGGAGGTAAATTCACTTTTCTTTCCTAAATATTTTACCCTAAGGGCTTCTAATTGCTCCTTTGAAGCTACTTTTTCTAGTTCTTCAATTGCAATGGATTTAATTTCTTCTAATTTATTTTTCATAAGAAATCTCCTTTCCTTAATATACAATATATATTTGTAGTTTAACTAATCATTAAATAAAAATAAATATTTCTAATATTATAGATACCCGCAACTAAGATTTTAATTATTTAAAAAATCTTCAACTTTATTTCAAAGTGAAAAATCTAATAAATAATATAAATTTAAGTTACGTAAACCTATTATAAATAATTAGAATAAACTATATAAAGCTTTAACATACATATACAAAAAATAAAAAAACCTATGCTATTTAGGGACGAAATTTCCGTGGTACCACCCTAATTAACATAAAGTTTATGTTCTCTCATATACGTAACGGTGTTTCTCCGCCTGTAATTACTGTTAGTTCATTACAGGTGCTCCAGAGTGAACTTCAAAATAATCGCTTATAAGAAGACTTGCAGCTGGTAATCTTCTCTCTCTAAATAATTGATTAAATTTACTCTCTCTATCTTAGCATCTTTTATTTATTATACAGAAAAGTATTTATTTTTTCAACTTTTTTTTACAAGTTTATATGTAATATAACTACTTTATAGCTTTAAAAGAAAATAAAATCACCACTACCTAGCATCTCTAAGCAGTGATGACTTTAATATATCTTATTCAAAAGCAGATAAAAGGTTCTTTTTAAAAATGTTAGTTTTAACTTAGAAAATTAAAGTCGTACATTAATTAAGCAAATACTCAAAAGTATCTTTTAATAGGCTCATACCGGAACTATTTTCTAAAGTCATAATACTTTCAGGATGGAACTGTACCCCTAATATCTTTAAGTCCTTGTGCATAACTCCCATTAGTATACCTTCTTCATCTTCGCAAATATTAATCAATTCATTTCCAATGTTTTTACCGTAGATTGAGTGGTATAAACCTACTGAGAACTCATCCTTTAGTGAAGGCCAAGGTGCTTTCTCATTTTTCTTAACTTTCATTTTTTTTCCATGTCTTGGATTAGCTAAATAATCTAAGCTGCCACCAAAATATTCTACAATTCCTTGTAATCCTAAGCATACTCCAAAAACAGGTATGTTTTTGCTTAAAGCAATATCGATGGATTCATTTAATTTAAACTCACTTGGTGTTCCCGGGCCTGGTGATAAAAGGAGTAGATCAAAGTTTTCCTCTTTAAGCTTTCTTCTAGCCTCGTCCCCTCTAAAGGTTGTTACATCATAACCTAAAGCTTTTACATAGTTTCCTAAGGTATGAACAAAGGAATCTTCATGATCAATCATAAGGATTCGTTTGTTTTTAACTGCAACTTTTTCTTCTACCTTAACTTCAATAGGTTTTTGAACCTCTAAACTTTTTAACATAGCTGCAGCTTTTGTCTTTGTCTCTTCTTCTTCATCTACTTCATCGGAACTAATTAGCAATGTTGCACCAGCTCTAATTTCTACTTTATTGTCTATATATCTTACAGTTCTAATGGTTATACCAGTATTAAAATCTCCATTGAATTTTAAGTAACCAATTGCACCACCGTACCAATTTCTTCTATCAGCTTCTTCATTTTCTATCCATTCAATCGCTCTTTTCTTTGGGGCTCCTGTTAAAGTTACTGCCCACATATGAGTTAGAAAAGCATCAATAGAATCAAACCCAGGCTTTAACATACCTTCTACATGGTCAACTGTGTGAAATAAATGAGAGTATTTTTCAATAGTTCTTCTACTGACAACTCTAACGCTACCTTCAACACATACTCTGCTCTTATCGTTTCTATCGACATCTGTACACATTGTAAGTTCGTCTTCGTCTTTTTTAGAGTTAAGAAGTTTTTTTATTTGTTCACTATCCTCTATAGAATCCATTCCTCTTTTAATAGTTCCACTTATAGGACATGTCTCAACTTTATTATTTTCAACCCTAACAAACATCTCAGGAGAAGATCCTATTAGATATTCTCCACCTAGATTTATGAAAAAGTTATAGGGACTAGGATTTATCTCTTTTAAATTATTATAAATTTCTTTAGGTTTAAGGACAGTTTCTTTAACAACAGAGTATGAGGGAACTACTTCAAATAAATCTCCCCTTCTAAATGACTCTTTTGCTTTTACTACAAGCTTTCCATAGTCGCCAGGTTTATAGGTTTCTTCATTTAAAACCTTTGAACATTTCTGAGCCTTAGGTGCAAATTCTTCTTTATTAGTTGTTGAAATATCTCCAAGGGATATTTCGTAATTTATAACATATCCCTTAGCAAGTTTATTGTCTTTAACATATATTCTTTCTGGCACATATAAAACTAAATCCTCTGAATTCTCTCTTGATTTTTTTAGTTTTATATCATCTTCAAATTGGAATACAAGGTCATAGCCAAAAGCACCATAAAAACCGAGCCATGGATCATCACATTTGAATCCATTAATTATCGCTCTGATTACTGTGAATATAGTGTTCTTTTTACTACGTTCTTCTTCTGTATACACGTTTGTATCTTTTTTAATTGTGAAAGATATACTCTCTCTTGTAACGTCTAGCTCAACAGCTTCTATATCCTTTAGAAATCCATGGATTATTTTTAATAGTGAAATTCCACCAGAATTTAAAGCATTTATTACACCATTGAGGCCAGAAGCTCTAACTTCTATGAAAGGGTCTACAGCAGCAGTTTCCCATCTTGAATATCTATCTGGAAATTCGTAGTTTGAGGAAAATAAAGCCCCTTTTTTTCCATTAATCTCTTCAGCTAAAAAGCTTAAGTTTTCTTGAAAAATTTCTTTAGTGTAAGCTTTGATTATTGGTTTTTCCTTTTCTACAATAGCACTCATAATTATACCCTAAAACCTTCCATTAAATCTTCTAGTCCTTTATAGTCATTTGCTCTAAGAAGCTTAATTATTTTAGTTCCTACGATAACTCCATCACAACTATCGATGATTCCAGCTATGTCTTCCTTCGAACTGATTCCAAAGCCTGCTGCAATAGGAAGAGAAGAATGTGATTTAATTTCTTTAAGAGCTTTTCTTAATGACTCCTTGTCTAAATCCTTTTCTCCTGTTACACCAAGAGATGTTACAACATATAGGAAACCACCACCAACTTCACATAAACTATTAATTCTTTCTATTGGCGTTGTTGGTGAGAAAAATGGGATGTAGTCTATGCCATAATTCTTTACGTAATCTGAAATTAGTGGGAATTCTTCTAACGGTAGATCTGGAATTATTACTCCTTCGACACCTACTCTTCTAGCTTCTTTGAAGAAGTTTTCAAAACCATACTTATAGAATGGATTTAGATATCCCATAAGCAATAGCGGAATATCTGAAACCTTTCTAATTTTTTCTACCAAAGCTAAAACATCAGCTAAAGTAGTTCCATTTTTCAAGGATTTGATTCCACTTTCTTGAATTACAACTCCATCAGTTACTGGATCTGAAAAAGGTACGCCAAGTTCTATTAATGTTGCACCGGCCTTTTCTAAAAACAATACATCTTCATAAGTTTTTTCAAGAGATTCTTCACCCACCATAACATATGCTACAAAGAACTTTTGATTTTTTGCAAGTCTATTTTCTAAACGTTCCTTTAAATTACTCATTATTTTGACCTCCTAAGATTTCACTAACTCTTTCAACATCCTTATCGCCTCTTCCAGAAAGACAAACAACTAAAATTTCATCTTTCTTCATTGTCTTTGCTTTTTTTACTGCATAAGCTACAGCATGAGCCGATTCTAAAGCTGGAATTATTCCTTCGATTTTTGAAAGAAGTTGGAAAGCTTCTAAAGCTTCATCATCGTTTATTGGATAATATTGAGCTCTTTTAGCATCAAAAAGATAGCAATGTTCAGGGCCAACTCCTGGATAATCAAGGCCAGCAGAAATTGAATAAGGTTCAATAACTTGACCATTCTCATCTTGGATAAGATACATTAATGCACCATGTAGTATTCCTTTTTCACCTTTAGAAATAGTTGCAGCATGCTCTTCTGTATCAATGCCCATACCACCAGCTTCAGCACCTATAAGTTCAACATCTGTATCTTCAATGAAAGGATAGAACATTCCCATTGCATTACTTCCACCACCAACGCAAGCTACTATGGCATCTGGAAGTCTTCCTTCTGCTTCTAAAATTTGTTTCTTTGTTTCTTTTCCAATCACACTTTGGAAATCTCTAACCATCTTTGGATATGGGTGTGGTCCTAAAACAGAACCTAAGATATAGTTAGTATCCTCAACATTTGATGCCCAATATCTAAAAGCTTCATTACAAGCATCTTTAAGTGTTTTATTTCCACTATGAACTGGAATTACTTCTGTTCCAAGAAGTCTCATTCTAAATACATTTAATGCTTGTCTTTTTACATCTTCAGCTCCCATGAATACTTTACACTCTAAATTAAACATAGCAGCTACAGTTGCAGTTGCAACACCGTGTTGCCCTGCACCAGTTTCAGCAACAATTCTCTTTTTACCCATTCTCATTGCTAAAAGTGCTTGACCTAAACAATTGTTTATTTTGTGAGAACCAGTATGATTTAAATCTTCTCTCTTTAAATAAATCTTTGGTCCACCACAATATTCTGTTAATCTTTCACAATAGTATAATGGTGTCTCACGGCCAGAATAATCTTTTAAATATTTGTCTAATTCAGCAATAAAGCTTGGATCTTCCATTGCTTCATTATAGCATTGTTCAAGTTGTCTTAATGGTTCAACAAAGGTTTCACCAAGAAACTTCCCACCAAATATATCAAAATGTCCTCTTTCGTCTGGTAAATTATAACTCATAGTTATGCCCCCTAATTATTTTCATAAATTCTTTAATTTTTTCTTTGTTTTTTACTCCTTCAACCTCTAAGCTAGAAGATACATCAATCATATATGGATTTGCTGTATTTATTGCAGAGATTACATTGCTTGAGTTTATCCCTCCAGCTAAAATAATTCTTTCTTTTTCAGCCTTTGATAGTTTAGATAGTAGTTCCCAGTGAAAACTGTTCCCATTTCCCCCTCTAAGTGCACCTTTACCCTCAAGAAGAACATAGGGTACTTCATAGGATAAAGCATTCTTAATTTCTTCAAAGGTTTCAACATTAAAAGATTTAATTATTTTATATGGAAGCTTCTTTATAAATGAATTATCTTCATCTCCATGAAGCTGAACAATAGTCAATCCTCCATCTTCATAAAACTCCTTTATTGTATCTATGGATTGATTCATAAATACGCCAACCTTCTCAATATCATTTCCTATATTAGTAGTGATTTCTGTAAGAAGTTTTTTATCAATTCTTCTTTTTGATTCACAAAGTATAAAACCAAGAGCATCTGCCCCAAGAGATTTAGTATACTTCGCAATTTCAATATCTCTTATTCCACATACTTTTACCTTAGACATCTGTTAGCTCCTTAAAAGTTTCTTTTAAGGATTTGGAAGTAACAAAAGTTTCTCCTATAAGCATTCCGCGAACATTATTTTCTTTTAATGCTTTAACATCTTCTTTTGTTTTAATACCACTTTCAGAAATGATTAATCTATCATCTACAAAGTATTTCGAAAGGTTAAGGGTATTATTTATTGAAACTTCGAAAGTCTTAAGATTTCTATTATTTACACCTATAATATCTGGGTTTAATTTAAAGGCTCTTAACAGTTCTTCTTCATCATGAACTTCCATTAATACTTCAAGATTAAATGAATGAGCGTAATCTAGAAGTTCTTTTGCTTCATCATCATTTAAAGCACTAAGGATTAGTAAAATTACATCACCACCATAGATTTTACATAAATCGATTTGAATTTTATCAATAAAGAAATCCTTATTTAGTATTGGAATATTTACGATTTCACGAACTTTCTTTAAGTCATTATAGCTACCTTTAAAATAATTTTCCTCAGTTAGTACAGATATTCCTTTAGCGCCACTTTCCATATAAGTTTTGGCAACTTCTTCAACTTGTAAGTTTATATTTAAATCCCCCTTAGAAGGTGAAGCTCTTTTAATTTCAGAAATAATTCCCATGGCACTGCTTTCTATTAATGCCTTTCTTAAGGAAATACTAGGCTTATCTTTCAATTTTAGTGCTTCATTGTGAAGAGTTTCTCTATCTAACTTTTCTAAATCTTCTCGCTTTTTTTCTATAATTACTTGTAAAATATTAGGCATACTTTCTACTCCCCTCAACTAGTTCATTTAGTTTTTCTAATGCTTTTCCTTGGTCTATAACTTCTTTTGCAAGATTTATACCTTCTTCAATTGTTTTAACAGTCTTATTGGCTAAAAAACCTAAAGCTGCATTAAATAAAATTATATCTCTCTTTGGACCATGTTCTTTTCCTTGCAGAATATCAATGGTAATTTGTTTGTTTTTTATTGGTTCTCCACCTTCGATATCTTTTAAAGTTATTTTATTTAGTCCAACACTTTCAGGCGTTATTGTTTTCAGTTCAATATTATCTTCTTCAACTATTGCTATATAGGTTTCTCCTGTTAATGTTCCTTCGTCTAGATGATTGTTTCCATTTACCACAATACCTGTTCTTCCTAAAGATTGCATTGCCCTAGCCATTGGTTCAACTAAATCTTTGCTATATATTCCAAGTAATTGTCTGTCGATTTTATATGGATTAGCTAAAGGTCCAAGAATATTAAAAATTGTTGGTATCTTTAAAGCTCTTCTTACCTTCATTATTTGAGCTAACTTTGGATGAACATTTGGAGCAAATAAAAATACTATTCCTATTTCATCCATTAACTGTTCAATTGCTTCTTTTGATAAATTTAAATTTACTCCTAAAGATTCAAGTAAGTCAGCAGAACCACTTTTAGAAGAAATTGATCTATTACCGTGTTTAGCCATTTTTACCCCACCAGCAGCTAACACAAAACTATTTGTTGTTGATATATTAAAGGAAAAACTTCTGTCTCCTCCAGTACCACAGTTATCAAATAAACCACGCTTATTATCAAGCGGCATTGCATTTTCAATCATACCTTCAGCCATACCAGCGATTTCTTCATAGCTTTCTCCCTTGGTTCTAAGAGCTAGAAGCAAACCAGCAATCTCTATATCTGAAACTTCCCCATTAAAAATTTCATTTATAGCCTCATAAGCTTCTTTCTTTGTTAAATTCTCCCCATTTGACACTTTTAGTAAGTATTCCTTAAATTCCATTGTTTTGCCCCCTTTTTATTTACAAAAATAAAAAGCCCTCTACAAGAAATATCTTGTAGAGGGCGTATTATCGCGTTGCCACCTCTATTAACATGCATTACCTAAAAAAGTAGGTAAAACTTGTCATCTCATTTTCAGATACATAATATATATCCTATCCCTATAACGTGGGAATACGTATTGCATACTATTATTTCAGCTCTCACTCGTAAGTCCATTCACTAGAAAAGATATCATAAGTTCACACCAACCACTTACTCTCTGAAGACACATTTTAAAGCTACTACTCTTACTCATAGTTTTTTTTATTAACTTTAAATATATTCTATTACCATTTGTTTTTGCTGTCAACAGAATTTTTTCATATTTTACACTTTTTACGTTTAATTAACCTAAAAGTTGAACTTGCATTTTGCAAGTGATATACTTATACTACTGTATATACAGATGTATAAGTATAAGTGAAAGCGGTGTAAACATCATGAATGAATTTACAAAAAAGATTCTTAAGCTTAAAGAAGAAAAGAACGCTGTTATATTAGCGCACTACTATCAAAGACCTGAAATACAAGAGATTGCAGATTATGTTGGAGATTCCTTCTACTTAAGTAAGATTGCAAAAGAATGTAAAGAAACTACAGTTATTTTCTGTGGCGTACGTTTCATGGCAGAAAGTGCAAAAATTCTTTCACCTAATAAAACAATCATACTTCCTGCTCTTGATGCTGGTTGTCCTATGGCTGATATGGCTGAAGAAAATGCTGTTAAAGAGCTTAAGGCTAAACATCCAAAAGCAGCAGTAGTTTGCTATATAAATTCATCTACAGAGGTAAAAGCATTGTGCGATGTAATTGTGACATCTTCAAATGCTGAAAAGATAATTAGTAATATTCCTAATGAAGAGATTCTTTTCCTTCCAGATAAAAATCTTGGAGAATATTTATCAGAAAAATTTACAGATAAGAAGTTTATTCTTTGGCCTGGTTTCTGTATAACACATAGAAAAGTAAATAAAACTTTACTAGAGGATTTCAAAAAGACTTTACCAGAAGCTAAAATATTATCACATCCAGAATGTGAAAAAGAAATAAGAGATTTATCCGATTTTATTGGAAGTACTGGTGAAATAATAAGCTATGCCAAAAACGATCCTTGTGAAAGTTTTATTATTGTAACTGAACAAGGAGTATTCCACAAACTACAAAAGGACAACCCTAATAAGAAGTTTTATTCTCCAGGGGCAACAATGACTTGTATGAATATGAAAAAAACTACATTAGAAGATGTATATGAAAGCTTACAAAGTTCTAAAAATGAAATTTATCTTGACGAAGAAATAAGATTAAAGGCACTAGCTTCTTTAGAAGCAATGCATAAATTAGCAAGGTGATGATATTATGAATTATGATGTGTTGATTGTGGGTACTGGAGTAGCGGGTTTATATTCTGCTTTAAACTTAGATAGTAATCTTAATATTTTAATGATAACAAAAGGTAAAATTACGGAAGCCAATAGTTATTTAGCTCAAGGTGGGATTTCTACAGTTAGAAGTAAAGATGATATAACTTGTTTTATAGAGGATACTTTAAAAGCAGGTGGCTATGAAAATGATATTA is a window encoding:
- the pheS gene encoding phenylalanine--tRNA ligase subunit alpha, with amino-acid sequence MKNKLEEIKSIAIEELEKVASKEQLEALRVKYLGKKSEFTSILRGMGSVSPEERPIIGKLVNEVKSSIEELIEKAQISIREKETLDKLNNEIIDISMPGKKQTVGSKNPLTLTLNKIEEIFLEMGFTIEEGPEVEKDYYNFEALNIPADHPARGEQDTFYINDKIVLRTQTSPVQIRTMEKYDPPIKMISPGKVYRSDDLDATHSPIFYQVEGLVVDKGITFADLKGTLELFVKKMFGENMKTKFRPHHFPFTEPSAEMDATCFVCGGEGCNVCKGEGWIEILGCGMVHPDVLRNCGIDPNEYSGFAFGFGLDRMVMQKYGLDDIRLLYESDMRFLKQFK
- a CDS encoding anthranilate synthase component I, whose translation is MSAIVEKEKPIIKAYTKEIFQENLSFLAEEINGKKGALFSSNYEFPDRYSRWETAAVDPFIEVRASGLNGVINALNSGGISLLKIIHGFLKDIEAVELDVTRESISFTIKKDTNVYTEEERSKKNTIFTVIRAIINGFKCDDPWLGFYGAFGYDLVFQFEDDIKLKKSRENSEDLVLYVPERIYVKDNKLAKGYVINYEISLGDISTTNKEEFAPKAQKCSKVLNEETYKPGDYGKLVVKAKESFRRGDLFEVVPSYSVVKETVLKPKEIYNNLKEINPSPYNFFINLGGEYLIGSSPEMFVRVENNKVETCPISGTIKRGMDSIEDSEQIKKLLNSKKDEDELTMCTDVDRNDKSRVCVEGSVRVVSRRTIEKYSHLFHTVDHVEGMLKPGFDSIDAFLTHMWAVTLTGAPKKRAIEWIENEEADRRNWYGGAIGYLKFNGDFNTGITIRTVRYIDNKVEIRAGATLLISSDEVDEEEETKTKAAAMLKSLEVQKPIEVKVEEKVAVKNKRILMIDHEDSFVHTLGNYVKALGYDVTTFRGDEARRKLKEENFDLLLLSPGPGTPSEFKLNESIDIALSKNIPVFGVCLGLQGIVEYFGGSLDYLANPRHGKKMKVKKNEKAPWPSLKDEFSVGLYHSIYGKNIGNELINICEDEEGILMGVMHKDLKILGVQFHPESIMTLENSSGMSLLKDTFEYLLN
- the trpA gene encoding tryptophan synthase subunit alpha yields the protein MSNLKERLENRLAKNQKFFVAYVMVGEESLEKTYEDVLFLEKAGATLIELGVPFSDPVTDGVVIQESGIKSLKNGTTLADVLALVEKIRKVSDIPLLLMGYLNPFYKYGFENFFKEARRVGVEGVIIPDLPLEEFPLISDYVKNYGIDYIPFFSPTTPIERINSLCEVGGGFLYVVTSLGVTGEKDLDKESLRKALKEIKSHSSLPIAAGFGISSKEDIAGIIDSCDGVIVGTKIIKLLRANDYKGLEDLMEGFRV
- the trpB gene encoding tryptophan synthase subunit beta yields the protein MSYNLPDERGHFDIFGGKFLGETFVEPLRQLEQCYNEAMEDPSFIAELDKYLKDYSGRETPLYYCERLTEYCGGPKIYLKREDLNHTGSHKINNCLGQALLAMRMGKKRIVAETGAGQHGVATATVAAMFNLECKVFMGAEDVKRQALNVFRMRLLGTEVIPVHSGNKTLKDACNEAFRYWASNVEDTNYILGSVLGPHPYPKMVRDFQSVIGKETKKQILEAEGRLPDAIVACVGGGSNAMGMFYPFIEDTDVELIGAEAGGMGIDTEEHAATISKGEKGILHGALMYLIQDENGQVIEPYSISAGLDYPGVGPEHCYLFDAKRAQYYPINDDEALEAFQLLSKIEGIIPALESAHAVAYAVKKAKTMKKDEILVVCLSGRGDKDVERVSEILGGQNNE
- a CDS encoding phosphoribosylanthranilate isomerase, with the protein product MSKVKVCGIRDIEIAKYTKSLGADALGFILCESKRRIDKKLLTEITTNIGNDIEKVGVFMNQSIDTIKEFYEDGGLTIVQLHGDEDNSFIKKLPYKIIKSFNVETFEEIKNALSYEVPYVLLEGKGALRGGNGNSFHWELLSKLSKAEKERIILAGGINSSNVISAINTANPYMIDVSSSLEVEGVKNKEKIKEFMKIIRGHNYEL
- the trpC gene encoding indole-3-glycerol phosphate synthase TrpC — encoded protein: MPNILQVIIEKKREDLEKLDRETLHNEALKLKDKPSISLRKALIESSAMGIISEIKRASPSKGDLNINLQVEEVAKTYMESGAKGISVLTEENYFKGSYNDLKKVREIVNIPILNKDFFIDKIQIDLCKIYGGDVILLILSALNDDEAKELLDYAHSFNLEVLMEVHDEEELLRAFKLNPDIIGVNNRNLKTFEVSINNTLNLSKYFVDDRLIISESGIKTKEDVKALKENNVRGMLIGETFVTSKSLKETFKELTDV
- the trpD gene encoding anthranilate phosphoribosyltransferase, encoding MEFKEYLLKVSNGENLTKKEAYEAINEIFNGEVSDIEIAGLLLALRTKGESYEEIAGMAEGMIENAMPLDNKRGLFDNCGTGGDRSFSFNISTTNSFVLAAGGVKMAKHGNRSISSKSGSADLLESLGVNLNLSKEAIEQLMDEIGIVFLFAPNVHPKLAQIMKVRRALKIPTIFNILGPLANPYKIDRQLLGIYSKDLVEPMARAMQSLGRTGIVVNGNNHLDEGTLTGETYIAIVEEDNIELKTITPESVGLNKITLKDIEGGEPIKNKQITIDILQGKEHGPKRDIILFNAALGFLANKTVKTIEEGINLAKEVIDQGKALEKLNELVEGSRKYA
- the nadA gene encoding quinolinate synthase NadA: MNEFTKKILKLKEEKNAVILAHYYQRPEIQEIADYVGDSFYLSKIAKECKETTVIFCGVRFMAESAKILSPNKTIILPALDAGCPMADMAEENAVKELKAKHPKAAVVCYINSSTEVKALCDVIVTSSNAEKIISNIPNEEILFLPDKNLGEYLSEKFTDKKFILWPGFCITHRKVNKTLLEDFKKTLPEAKILSHPECEKEIRDLSDFIGSTGEIISYAKNDPCESFIIVTEQGVFHKLQKDNPNKKFYSPGATMTCMNMKKTTLEDVYESLQSSKNEIYLDEEIRLKALASLEAMHKLAR